Genomic segment of Aliarcobacter trophiarum LMG 25534:
GACAAAACCTATTTATAGATTGTGTCAAAAGTTCCTCCATCACTAAAATGTATATTTTATGCATTTTCCCAACTTATAAAAACATCTTCTATTTTAAATAGCTCTAATTTTGGAAAAATTTCTAAATATTTTTTTTCGACTAAGCTTGGAACACTTGGTCTATAATAGTGTTTTGCAACTAATGTTTGCCCAGCTTTTGAATATAAATATTTTAAATATTCAGTTGAAATATTCAAAGTCTCTTTTTGTATAGCATTTTGTTCTACAACAGTTACTGGAGGCTCAGCTAATATTGAAACAGATGGAACAACAATTTCAAATTCATCTTTTCCTAATTCATTTATTGCTAAAAATGCTTCATTTTCCCAAGCTAGTAAAACATCTCCAATCTTTCTTTGAACAAAAGTATTTGTAGCTCCTCTAGCACCTGAATCTAAAACTGGAACATGTTTTAAAAGTTTTGTAACATACTCTTTTGCTTTTTTATCAGCTTTCTTGTAGATACTAGAATTAAAATCAATTTTCTCTAAAGTTCCTAACTCTTCTTTTAAACCATAAGCATAAGCTGCAAGATAGTTCCATCTTGCACCTCCTGAAGTTTTTGGGTTTGGAGTAATAACTTCAACCCCATCTTTTATTAAATCATTCCAATCTTTAACTCCTTTTGGATTCCCTTTTCTTACTAAAAATACAATAGTTGAAGTGTAAGGAGATGAGTTATACTCTAGTTTTTTTTGCCAATCTTTAGGAAATAAATTAGCTTTTTGGCTAATTGCATCTATATCATAAGCTAGTGCTAAAGTTACAACATCAGCTTTTAATCCATCAATTACCCCTCTTGCTTGTTTTCCTGAACCCCCATGTGACTGTTTTATTGTTACTTTTTGTCCAGTTTTTTCTTGCCAATATTTTGCAAAGTTTTTATTATACTCTTCATATAACTCTCTTGTGGGGTCATACGATACATTTAAAATCTCTATAGATTTTTTTATTGCTTCTGCTTTATAGTCATACTCTTTTGCAAAGCTTAATGTTGATACTAGCAGTGATGCTAACACTATATTTTTTATCATTTTATCTCTCTTTTAGATTTAATATACATTAAATGTATGATAATTAAAGATTTTAAAAAATCTCACCTATTTTCTTTTCTCTGATTTATATATATTACACATGTCGCACATCATCTCTTATCCTTTCAACAAAGGCGAATATTATTTATCACCTACTAAACTGGTGAAATTATAATAATAAAAAAAATATTTGTCAAGAGTTTTTATAAAATATTTTTTATTTTCTTAATAATAGCCATAAAATAGGGGTTTATATTTAATAAAGAAATTCAAAATACAATCCATACTAAAATACAAAGATATTAAAAAAATCTTTTTATGACTTTTTAAATACCCAAACCACCAACAAACTCCTCTTTCAAAACATCTTCTTTTGTAACTGGAGCTTGACCTAAGCATGAAGCTATTGTTGTTCTATCCAAAATTTGCGCTGTCAAATTTCTAATATTTAAAAAGACTCTTCTAAAATAGCATTTTCCCTCTTGGCTACATGGTTCATAGTTAGATACAGAAACACAAGATATCATAGCAATCATACCTTCAAAATATCGTATAACCTCACCCATTGTTATCTCATCTGCATTTTTTGCCAAGATATAGCCACCATATCTTCCAGGAATACTTTTTACCCACCCTGCTTTATTCATCTCAAGCATAATATTTTCTAAAAATCTTCTTGGAACATCAACTAATTCTGATAATTCTCGAATTGAAATAAGATTGTCTGCTTCTGCTACTGCAAATAATGCTCTTAATGCATAATCTGTCTTTTTTGATACTTTCATTTATTACCTACCTAATTGATAAATTATATTTGATTTTATATTTTGTGTCAAGATATAAAAAAAGGAGAGAAGGTTTGCTTCTCTCCTTTTTAAAATAAATTATTTGTATATTATCTATTTTTCTTTGTTTCTCAATATTTTACTATCACAAAAGTTTCGCTTAAAAGAAAAAAATTAAGCATTCTTTTCTTTTTTTGCTGTTCTTTTTCTAACAGTTGGATCAAGTTCTCTTTTTCTAATACGAACAGAAATAGGAGTAACCTCAACCGACTCATCCTCTTCAATCCACTCTAAAGCATTTTCTAAAGACATAATTTTTGGTGGAATAAGTCTAATAGCTTCATCAGCACCACTTGATCTTACATTTGACTGTTGTTTTCCTTTGATAGGATTTACATCCAAATCATTATCTTTTGAATGTTGTCCAACTATCATTCCT
This window contains:
- a CDS encoding sulfate ABC transporter substrate-binding protein, whose amino-acid sequence is MIKNIVLASLLVSTLSFAKEYDYKAEAIKKSIEILNVSYDPTRELYEEYNKNFAKYWQEKTGQKVTIKQSHGGSGKQARGVIDGLKADVVTLALAYDIDAISQKANLFPKDWQKKLEYNSSPYTSTIVFLVRKGNPKGVKDWNDLIKDGVEVITPNPKTSGGARWNYLAAYAYGLKEELGTLEKIDFNSSIYKKADKKAKEYVTKLLKHVPVLDSGARGATNTFVQRKIGDVLLAWENEAFLAINELGKDEFEIVVPSVSILAEPPVTVVEQNAIQKETLNISTEYLKYLYSKAGQTLVAKHYYRPSVPSLVEKKYLEIFPKLELFKIEDVFISWENA
- a CDS encoding RrF2 family transcriptional regulator, which gives rise to MKVSKKTDYALRALFAVAEADNLISIRELSELVDVPRRFLENIMLEMNKAGWVKSIPGRYGGYILAKNADEITMGEVIRYFEGMIAMISCVSVSNYEPCSQEGKCYFRRVFLNIRNLTAQILDRTTIASCLGQAPVTKEDVLKEEFVGGLGI